A single Actinomadura algeriensis DNA region contains:
- a CDS encoding VOC family protein, whose amino-acid sequence MLRGMANVSFWADDLEAARRWYAELLGAEPYFSKAGPDGRAGYYEFRIGDRLDELGLIDARFAPPGHAPGPGGVLLSWHVDDLEGTLRRLLEMGASPHEGITPRGEGFVTASVVDPFGNVLGIMTSPHYLEVLAAAPAR is encoded by the coding sequence ATGCTGCGGGGAATGGCCAACGTGAGTTTCTGGGCGGACGATCTGGAGGCGGCGCGCCGCTGGTACGCCGAGCTGCTGGGCGCCGAGCCGTACTTCAGCAAGGCGGGCCCGGACGGCAGGGCCGGGTACTACGAGTTCCGGATCGGCGACCGGCTGGACGAGCTGGGGCTGATCGACGCCCGGTTCGCGCCGCCGGGGCATGCGCCGGGGCCGGGCGGGGTGCTGCTGAGCTGGCACGTGGACGATCTGGAGGGGACGCTGCGGCGGCTGCTGGAGATGGGCGCGTCCCCGCACGAGGGGATCACGCCGCGCGGGGAGGGGTTCGTCACCGCGTCGGTCGTCGATCCGTTCGGGAACGTGCTGGGGATCATGACCAGCCCGCACTATCTGGAGGTGCTGGCGGCGGCCCCCGCGCGGTGA
- a CDS encoding helix-turn-helix transcriptional regulator produces MRDPSGRLLRLLSLLQTPREWPGGELAERLGVSPRTIRRDVDRLRGLGYPVRAARGGTGGYRLTAGTAMPPLLLDDDEAVAIAIGLRTAAAAAVAGAADSGPRALAKLEQVLPPRLRHRVAALAEAAVALPAPDAPAADPDVLTALAAACVTGEDVRFAYTAAGGTRGRRLAQPHRLVAAGRRWYLVAHDAGRDAWRTFRADRITEVHRTGARRPARDLPGGADAVTWAMDALAGGSGAIRARLLLHAPIAEAAPHVTAWQGVLEPAGDRACLLHTHGDTLWFLAHRITALPLDYTLLDPPELAGTLTEIAVRAARAVRPPGGGRVTAGHPPAPGAPQPPPRGDRPDAGA; encoded by the coding sequence ATGCGCGACCCCTCCGGACGGCTGCTGCGGCTGCTGTCCCTGCTGCAGACCCCGCGCGAATGGCCGGGCGGCGAGCTCGCCGAACGCCTGGGCGTCAGCCCCCGCACGATCCGCCGCGACGTCGACCGGCTCCGCGGCCTCGGCTACCCCGTGCGCGCCGCGCGCGGCGGCACCGGCGGCTACCGGCTCACCGCCGGGACCGCGATGCCGCCGCTGCTGCTGGACGACGACGAGGCCGTCGCGATCGCGATCGGGCTGCGCACCGCCGCCGCGGCCGCCGTCGCCGGCGCCGCCGACAGCGGGCCCCGCGCCCTGGCCAAGCTCGAGCAGGTCCTGCCGCCCCGGCTGCGGCACCGCGTCGCCGCCCTCGCCGAGGCCGCCGTCGCCCTGCCCGCCCCGGACGCGCCCGCCGCCGACCCGGACGTGCTGACCGCGCTCGCCGCCGCGTGCGTCACCGGCGAGGACGTCCGCTTCGCCTACACCGCCGCCGGCGGGACCCGCGGCCGCAGGCTGGCGCAGCCGCACCGCCTCGTCGCCGCGGGCCGCCGCTGGTACCTGGTCGCCCACGACGCCGGCCGGGACGCCTGGCGCACCTTCCGCGCCGACCGCATCACCGAGGTGCACCGCACCGGCGCGCGCCGTCCCGCCCGGGACCTGCCCGGCGGCGCCGACGCGGTGACCTGGGCGATGGACGCCCTGGCCGGCGGATCGGGCGCCATCCGGGCCCGGCTGCTGCTGCACGCCCCGATCGCCGAGGCCGCCCCGCACGTCACCGCCTGGCAGGGCGTCCTGGAACCGGCGGGCGACCGCGCCTGCCTGCTGCACACCCACGGCGACACCCTGTGGTTCCTCGCGCACCGCATCACCGCGCTGCCCCTCGACTACACGCTGCTCGACCCGCCCGAGCTCGCCGGGACGCTCACCGAGATCGCCGTCCGCGCCGCCCGCGCCGTCCGCCCGCCCGGCGGCGGGCGCGTCACCGCAGGTCACCCTCCGGCTCCCGGCGCCCCGCAGCCGCCGCCTCGGGGAGATCGGCCGGACGCGGGCGCATAA
- a CDS encoding CdaR family transcriptional regulator codes for MITGADAQAIVDEIMRRLGRNVNLMDGRGVIIASGDRDRVGGVHDGAVRVLRGGAPVAVTGAQARRMRGTRAGVNLPVRIGAEIAGVVGVTGEPREVGDLAEAVALMTELMITQQAMRAEAEWRRRTRDQIVADLLSGRLTAAAWRQRLRLVDARPEAPFALFALRPAADAAADAMGAAGSLYRRLGGGEQQVLASVDVTGTLWAVAGAGAPAALRGRLLELRRDLPRACLLDAGTSADFGALAETVRRARLALRRRTLPEVTTLHEQEVSVLLADLPDGPARAAAARVLGALPGELRRTLRTYFDHDRHVARAARDLNVHRNTLVYRLGRVAALTGRDPRAFDDAVALRLALHLTDLD; via the coding sequence GTGATCACCGGTGCGGACGCCCAGGCCATCGTGGACGAGATCATGCGGCGCCTCGGCCGGAACGTGAACCTCATGGACGGACGCGGCGTCATCATCGCCAGCGGCGACCGCGACCGCGTCGGCGGCGTGCACGACGGCGCCGTCCGGGTGCTGCGCGGCGGCGCGCCCGTCGCGGTCACCGGCGCGCAGGCGCGGCGGATGCGCGGCACCCGCGCCGGGGTCAACCTGCCCGTCCGGATCGGCGCCGAGATCGCCGGGGTCGTCGGGGTGACCGGGGAACCCCGCGAGGTCGGCGACCTGGCCGAGGCCGTCGCCCTGATGACCGAGCTGATGATCACCCAGCAGGCGATGCGGGCCGAGGCCGAATGGCGGCGCCGCACCCGCGACCAGATCGTCGCCGACCTGCTGTCGGGACGGCTCACCGCCGCGGCCTGGCGGCAGCGGCTGCGGCTGGTCGACGCCCGCCCGGAGGCGCCGTTCGCGCTGTTCGCGCTGCGGCCCGCGGCCGACGCCGCCGCCGACGCGATGGGCGCCGCGGGCAGCCTCTACCGGCGGCTCGGCGGCGGCGAGCAGCAGGTCCTGGCGTCGGTCGACGTCACCGGCACCCTGTGGGCGGTGGCCGGCGCCGGCGCGCCCGCCGCGCTGCGCGGGCGGCTGCTGGAACTGCGCCGCGACCTGCCCCGCGCGTGCCTGCTGGACGCCGGGACGTCCGCCGACTTCGGCGCGCTCGCCGAGACCGTCCGCCGCGCCCGGCTCGCCCTGCGCCGCCGCACCCTGCCGGAGGTCACGACGCTCCACGAGCAGGAGGTGAGCGTCCTGCTGGCCGACCTGCCGGACGGGCCCGCCCGCGCCGCCGCCGCCCGTGTCCTCGGCGCCCTGCCCGGCGAACTGCGCCGCACCCTGCGCACCTACTTCGACCACGACCGGCACGTCGCGCGGGCCGCCCGGGACCTGAACGTCCACCGCAACACCCTGGTCTACCGGCTCGGCCGGGTCGCCGCGCTGACCGGACGCGACCCGCGCGCGTTCGACGACGCCGTCGCGCTCCGCCTCGCGCTGCACCTGACCGACCTGGACTGA
- a CDS encoding glycerate kinase, which yields MRIVVAPDSFKGGLGASAVCAAVETGVRRAVPGAAVTPVPMADGGEGTVDCFLRARGGEEIARTVTGPLGRPVEARYAISRDGRAAVVELAAASGLPLLAPGEREPMRADTTGTGELIADAVARGARDVLVCVGGSATTDGGTGLLRALGVRFTGPDGTELPPGGGALAGLAAIDDSGVPAAVRETRFRVACDVTNPLVGPSGAAAVFGPQKGAGPGQVRELDAALTRLADVLAARYGVAVHDLPGAGAAGGTCGGLVAALGAEPARGAELVADMVGLPGALEAADLVITGEGRLDGQSAGGKVVSVVAGLARRRGVPAVALAGSIAGPLEELHALGLTAAFSLADGPRTLDELIGSAAPLLADLAEQVVRLRAS from the coding sequence GTGCGCATCGTCGTCGCGCCCGACTCGTTCAAGGGCGGCCTCGGCGCGTCCGCCGTGTGCGCGGCCGTGGAGACCGGCGTCCGCCGCGCGGTGCCCGGCGCCGCCGTCACCCCGGTGCCGATGGCCGACGGCGGCGAGGGCACCGTGGACTGCTTCCTGCGCGCCCGCGGCGGCGAGGAGATCGCCCGCACCGTCACCGGCCCGCTCGGCCGCCCCGTCGAGGCCCGGTACGCGATCTCCCGGGACGGGCGCGCGGCCGTCGTCGAGCTCGCGGCCGCGTCCGGGCTGCCGCTGCTGGCCCCCGGCGAGCGCGAGCCCATGCGGGCCGACACCACCGGGACCGGCGAACTGATCGCCGACGCGGTCGCGCGCGGCGCCCGCGACGTCCTGGTCTGCGTCGGCGGCAGCGCCACCACCGACGGCGGCACCGGGCTGCTGCGCGCCCTGGGCGTCCGGTTCACCGGCCCGGACGGGACGGAGCTGCCGCCCGGCGGGGGCGCCCTCGCCGGGCTCGCCGCGATCGACGACTCCGGCGTCCCCGCCGCCGTCCGCGAAACCCGGTTCCGCGTCGCGTGCGACGTCACCAACCCGCTGGTCGGGCCGTCCGGCGCCGCCGCGGTGTTCGGCCCCCAGAAGGGCGCCGGGCCCGGGCAGGTACGGGAGCTGGACGCCGCGCTGACCCGCCTCGCCGACGTCCTGGCCGCCCGCTACGGCGTCGCCGTCCACGACCTGCCCGGTGCGGGCGCCGCCGGCGGCACCTGCGGCGGGCTCGTCGCGGCGCTGGGCGCCGAGCCCGCCCGCGGCGCCGAGCTGGTCGCCGACATGGTCGGCCTGCCCGGCGCGCTGGAGGCCGCCGACCTGGTGATCACCGGGGAGGGGCGGCTGGACGGGCAGAGCGCCGGCGGCAAGGTCGTGTCGGTGGTGGCCGGGCTCGCCCGGCGCCGCGGCGTGCCCGCCGTGGCCCTCGCCGGGTCGATCGCCGGGCCCCTGGAGGAGCTGCACGCCCTCGGGCTGACCGCCGCGTTCAGTCTCGCCGACGGGCCCCGGACCCTGGACGAGCTGATCGGCTCGGCGGCGCCGCTGCTGGCCGACCTGGCCGAACAGGTCGTGCGGCTGCGCGCGTCCTGA
- a CDS encoding GntP family permease, which translates to MTTTGPFLLLALAASIGLIILLSGRFKLHPFLAIVLATFAFGLAAMGIGAAAGSDEPYVADLGGTIAEGFGSILAGIGLVIIFGTIIGKVLERTGAAVTLADAVLKIVGKRHPAIAMSLMGWVVSIPVFCDSGYVVLSPLQRSIARKTGRNPVVLGTALATGLYASHTFIPPTPGPIAAAGNVGIGSDGLVWVILFGIPVSLVATIAGLAWALRRTAHLESALPQAEQTFEEYKAQFDRIPGLGRAVAPILVPILLMAVGSVAAFPSGGGTLVGGAFGDVLTDLGSPVNALLIGVLLALVLLPARRDAEVLTTWVGEGLADAAVILVITGAGGAFGAVIKATPIADYIKTLIGDGSAVAGPVALLVLFALAALLKTAQGSSTAALIITSTLAQPLLPALGLDAMMGGVPIGQVLAVMAIGAGAMVVSHVNDSYFWVVTQFSGISVSTAYRAQTAATLVQGVTAIAFVLVLGVVLL; encoded by the coding sequence ATGACCACCACCGGCCCCTTCCTGCTGCTCGCGCTCGCCGCGAGCATCGGCCTGATCATCCTGCTGAGCGGGCGGTTCAAGCTGCACCCGTTCCTGGCGATCGTGCTGGCGACGTTCGCGTTCGGCCTCGCCGCGATGGGGATCGGCGCCGCCGCCGGATCCGACGAGCCGTACGTGGCCGACCTCGGCGGGACGATCGCCGAGGGCTTCGGGTCGATCCTGGCCGGCATCGGCCTGGTGATCATCTTCGGGACGATCATCGGGAAGGTGCTGGAGCGCACCGGCGCCGCCGTCACCCTCGCCGACGCCGTCCTGAAGATCGTCGGCAAGCGGCATCCCGCGATCGCGATGTCGCTGATGGGCTGGGTGGTGTCCATCCCGGTCTTCTGCGACTCCGGATACGTCGTGCTGTCGCCGCTGCAGCGCTCGATCGCCCGCAAGACCGGCCGCAACCCCGTCGTCCTCGGCACCGCCCTGGCCACCGGCCTGTACGCCTCGCACACCTTCATCCCGCCGACGCCCGGCCCGATCGCCGCGGCCGGCAACGTCGGCATCGGCTCCGACGGGCTGGTGTGGGTCATCCTGTTCGGCATCCCGGTGTCCCTGGTCGCCACCATCGCGGGCCTGGCGTGGGCGCTGCGCCGCACCGCGCACCTGGAGAGCGCCCTGCCGCAGGCCGAGCAGACGTTCGAGGAGTACAAGGCGCAGTTCGACCGCATCCCCGGCCTCGGCCGCGCGGTCGCCCCGATCCTCGTGCCGATCCTGCTGATGGCGGTCGGGTCGGTCGCCGCGTTCCCGTCCGGCGGCGGCACCCTGGTCGGCGGCGCGTTCGGCGACGTCCTCACCGACCTGGGCTCGCCCGTCAACGCGCTGCTCATCGGCGTGCTGCTGGCGCTGGTGCTGCTGCCCGCCCGCCGCGACGCCGAGGTCCTGACGACCTGGGTCGGCGAGGGCCTCGCCGACGCCGCCGTCATCCTGGTGATCACCGGGGCGGGCGGCGCGTTCGGCGCCGTGATCAAGGCGACGCCCATCGCCGACTACATCAAGACGCTCATCGGGGACGGCTCGGCCGTCGCCGGTCCCGTGGCGCTGCTGGTGCTGTTCGCCCTCGCCGCGCTGCTGAAGACGGCGCAGGGCAGCTCCACCGCCGCCCTCATCATCACCTCGACGCTCGCGCAGCCGCTGCTGCCCGCGCTCGGCCTGGACGCCATGATGGGCGGCGTCCCGATCGGGCAGGTCCTGGCCGTCATGGCCATCGGCGCGGGCGCGATGGTGGTCAGCCACGTCAACGACTCCTACTTCTGGGTCGTCACGCAGTTCTCCGGCATAAGCGTCTCCACCGCCTACCGCGCGCAGACCGCGGCGACCCTCGTGCAGGGCGTCACCGCCATCGCGTTCGTGCTGGTCCTCGGGGTGGTCCTGCTGTGA
- a CDS encoding SAM-dependent methyltransferase, protein MPYGPPPGIDTGVPHSARIWDYWLGGRENYPADREAGDAVLRVLPGIAASAKADRAFLGRAVRLLVGRGVRQFLDLGAGLPTVDNTHDVAQRVAPTARIVYVDNDPLVLTHARRLLRGTPEGACDYIEADIRDIGTVMEGASRTLDLERPVGLMLLGVLNHVLDDGEAEALVAELVARLAPGGFLVLSHTCDATTAELDGAAMRRAVAAVMERGGTPIRARSPGGIERFFTGTRLLEPGVVSCSRWRPEPPGRRDPEVPHFAGVGVVEP, encoded by the coding sequence ATGCCGTACGGACCACCGCCCGGGATCGACACGGGCGTGCCGCATTCGGCGCGGATCTGGGACTACTGGCTGGGCGGCCGGGAGAACTATCCGGCGGACCGCGAGGCCGGCGACGCGGTCCTGCGGGTGCTCCCGGGGATCGCCGCGTCGGCCAAGGCGGACCGGGCGTTCCTCGGGCGGGCGGTGCGGCTCCTGGTGGGGCGCGGCGTACGGCAGTTCCTCGATCTGGGCGCCGGGCTGCCGACGGTCGACAACACCCACGACGTCGCGCAGCGGGTGGCGCCGACGGCGCGGATCGTCTACGTCGACAACGATCCGCTGGTGCTCACCCACGCGCGGAGGCTGCTGCGGGGGACGCCCGAGGGGGCGTGCGACTACATCGAGGCCGACATCCGCGACATCGGGACGGTGATGGAGGGCGCGTCGCGCACGCTGGACCTGGAGCGTCCGGTGGGGTTGATGCTGCTGGGGGTGCTGAACCACGTCCTGGACGACGGCGAGGCCGAGGCGCTGGTGGCGGAGCTGGTGGCGCGGCTGGCGCCCGGCGGTTTCCTGGTCCTGTCGCACACCTGCGACGCGACGACCGCCGAGCTGGACGGCGCGGCGATGCGGCGCGCGGTGGCGGCGGTGATGGAGCGCGGCGGGACGCCGATCCGGGCGCGGTCGCCCGGGGGAATCGAGCGGTTCTTCACCGGGACCCGGCTGCTGGAGCCGGGGGTGGTGTCGTGCTCGCGGTGGCGTCCCGAGCCGCCGGGGCGGCGGGACCCGGAGGTGCCGCACTTCGCGGGCGTAGGGGTCGTGGAGCCCTGA
- a CDS encoding helix-turn-helix transcriptional regulator, with the protein MRADRLVSLVLLLRRHGRLSASALARELEVSTRTVLRDIEALSAAGVPVYAERGRHGGFALLPGFRTELTGLNSDEALALLVAGSRRGAQTLGLGSALASAMLKVVDALPESYRDTAAGAAERLLIEPETDLLSRRPAVEDVPDAVVAEVLRTVFTGHKLKIRYAAVGQPAQWRTVDPIGLVTVRGRGYLLATRSGADRTYRLSRISAAEGLAEPAQRPDRVDLDRAWRERSTRFRTGGDQVTVLARVAPARRDQLVGTALAVLAEEAAPDGWLRLEVTFQDPRHAEWALWQLTTDAEALAPQWLRTSLRDRAAAIAARYESSSA; encoded by the coding sequence ATGCGCGCCGACCGGCTGGTCTCGCTGGTGCTGCTGCTCCGGCGGCACGGCCGGCTGTCCGCGTCCGCGCTGGCCCGCGAGCTGGAGGTGTCCACCCGCACCGTCCTGCGCGACATCGAGGCGTTGTCCGCGGCCGGTGTCCCGGTCTACGCCGAACGCGGCCGGCACGGCGGGTTCGCGTTGCTGCCCGGTTTCCGGACGGAGCTCACCGGGCTCAACTCCGACGAGGCCCTCGCGCTGCTGGTCGCCGGATCGCGGCGCGGCGCGCAGACGCTCGGCCTGGGCTCGGCGCTCGCCTCGGCGATGCTCAAGGTGGTCGACGCGCTGCCCGAGAGCTATCGGGACACCGCGGCCGGGGCGGCCGAGCGGTTGCTCATCGAGCCGGAGACCGATCTGCTCTCGCGCCGACCGGCCGTGGAGGACGTGCCGGACGCCGTCGTGGCCGAGGTCTTGCGCACCGTGTTCACCGGGCACAAGCTGAAGATCCGCTACGCGGCCGTGGGACAGCCTGCTCAGTGGCGCACGGTCGACCCGATCGGCCTGGTCACCGTGCGCGGACGCGGCTACCTGCTGGCCACGAGGTCCGGCGCGGACCGCACTTACCGGCTGTCGCGGATCTCGGCGGCCGAGGGGCTCGCCGAGCCCGCGCAGCGCCCGGACCGGGTCGATCTGGACCGGGCCTGGCGGGAGCGCAGCACCCGGTTCCGGACGGGCGGTGACCAGGTCACGGTGCTGGCACGGGTGGCCCCGGCGCGACGCGACCAGCTGGTGGGCACCGCGCTGGCCGTCCTCGCCGAAGAGGCCGCCCCGGACGGCTGGCTGCGGCTGGAGGTGACCTTCCAGGATCCGAGACACGCCGAATGGGCGTTGTGGCAGCTCACCACGGACGCGGAGGCGCTGGCCCCGCAATGGCTGCGCACCTCCCTGCGCGACCGAGCCGCCGCGATCGCCGCCCGCTACGAATCGTCGTCGGCGTAG
- a CDS encoding RidA family protein — protein sequence MERTAVNPVTWSLDMGFNQGELVSGHDRTLYCSGQTAMSVDGEPRHEGDMEAQLALSLDNLEAVLGKAGMSLADLVRLNVYTTDVDLLFRHYGVLASRLGAARVAPTTTMLGVTRLAIPTLMVELEGTAVA from the coding sequence ATGGAACGAACGGCGGTCAACCCGGTGACGTGGTCGCTGGACATGGGGTTCAACCAGGGCGAGCTCGTCTCCGGGCACGACCGGACCCTGTACTGCTCCGGGCAGACCGCGATGAGCGTAGACGGCGAGCCCCGGCACGAGGGCGACATGGAGGCGCAGCTGGCGCTGAGCCTCGACAACCTGGAGGCCGTCCTCGGCAAGGCCGGCATGTCCCTCGCCGACCTCGTCCGGCTCAACGTCTACACCACCGACGTCGATCTGCTCTTCCGGCACTACGGGGTGCTGGCGTCGCGGCTCGGCGCCGCCCGGGTGGCGCCGACCACCACGATGCTCGGCGTGACACGCCTGGCGATCCCCACCCTGATGGTCGAACTAGAAGGCACCGCCGTCGCGTGA
- a CDS encoding serine hydrolase domain-containing protein: MMEIDEVGGWLRERLPGLAEEHGVPGVSVAVGAGGRVVEAAAGVLSTATGVEATVDSVFQIGSVTKVLTATLVMGLVAEGLVVLDAPVGEYLPGFREATVRQLLCHTAGFEGDVFTDTGKGDDCLERYVELLADVPQLFAPGEMFSYNNAGYSVLGRIVEVVRGEPFDRCMRDRLFAPLGMTHAANDPYEAILHRAAVGHLGGRPVPVWAMARSNAPAGSMLAMTPRDLLAFARAHLADEGLRAMREPQVVLPDIGWGTAWGLGWELYDLPGGPVFGHNGNTVGQSAVLRVDPGRDVSVAICTNGGDRGPLMKEVLGRVVESPAEPVPDPAARPDARRCAGVYLSGTSRTTVSGDGRGRLWLEQVPLGLAVEAGDEPYRTELLGWRGDSLLPAEPGRGPVAFLGDDGAGRARYLHTGRADVRAAGRNEA; encoded by the coding sequence ATGATGGAGATCGATGAGGTCGGGGGGTGGCTGCGGGAGCGGCTGCCGGGGCTGGCGGAGGAGCACGGGGTGCCGGGGGTGTCGGTCGCCGTCGGCGCCGGTGGACGGGTGGTCGAGGCGGCGGCCGGGGTGCTGAGCACGGCGACGGGCGTGGAGGCGACGGTCGACTCGGTGTTCCAGATCGGGTCGGTCACCAAGGTGCTGACGGCGACGCTGGTGATGGGACTCGTCGCGGAGGGACTGGTGGTGCTCGACGCGCCGGTGGGCGAGTACCTTCCCGGGTTCCGGGAAGCGACCGTCCGGCAGTTGCTGTGCCACACCGCCGGGTTCGAGGGCGACGTCTTCACCGACACGGGCAAGGGGGACGACTGCCTGGAAAGGTACGTGGAACTGCTGGCGGACGTGCCACAGCTCTTCGCGCCCGGGGAGATGTTCTCCTACAACAACGCGGGTTACAGCGTGCTCGGGCGGATCGTCGAGGTCGTACGGGGCGAGCCGTTCGACCGGTGCATGCGGGACCGCCTGTTCGCGCCCCTGGGCATGACGCACGCGGCGAACGATCCGTACGAGGCGATCCTGCATCGCGCGGCGGTGGGGCATCTGGGCGGGCGGCCCGTCCCGGTCTGGGCGATGGCGCGCTCCAACGCGCCCGCCGGGTCGATGCTCGCCATGACCCCGCGCGACCTGCTGGCCTTCGCCCGGGCGCATCTCGCCGACGAGGGGCTGCGGGCGATGCGGGAGCCGCAGGTCGTCCTGCCCGACATCGGCTGGGGGACGGCCTGGGGCCTGGGCTGGGAGCTCTACGACCTGCCGGGCGGCCCGGTGTTCGGCCACAACGGCAACACCGTCGGGCAGTCGGCCGTCCTGCGGGTCGACCCCGGCCGCGACGTGTCGGTGGCGATCTGCACCAACGGCGGCGACCGCGGGCCGCTGATGAAGGAGGTCCTGGGCAGGGTCGTCGAGTCGCCCGCCGAGCCCGTCCCGGATCCCGCGGCGCGCCCGGACGCCCGGCGCTGCGCGGGCGTCTACCTGTCGGGCACGAGCCGGACCACGGTGAGCGGGGACGGACGGGGACGGCTGTGGCTCGAGCAGGTTCCGCTCGGCCTCGCGGTGGAGGCCGGCGACGAGCCGTACCGGACGGAGCTGCTCGGCTGGCGGGGGGACTCCCTGCTGCCCGCCGAGCCCGGGCGCGGGCCCGTCGCTTTCCTGGGCGATGACGGTGCGGGGCGTGCGCGTTACCTGCACACGGGCCGCGCCGACGTCCGCGCGGCCGGACGGAACGAAGCCTGA
- a CDS encoding NAD(P)-dependent oxidoreductase, whose protein sequence is MTTTTDGTSPRVTVIGLGDMGSAIARTFTERGYRTTVWNRTASKSAPLVDVGATAAATAAEAVAASPLVMVCLLDGTAVEQVLASVDTAVMGKVLVNLTSGSPAQARANERWASERGAEYIDGKLMGDPPDIGTPQVLIPLSGSRGALDVHEPILRELGGIVYRGEDAGFAAVEFMAQVAMGYEMLIGFLHVLKLVQAEGVDVAAFGERLAGSVAAYPPLLTSMAKAVATGEYPPDLGPLRVQAALMDDLITHREAVGVESARMREVKELMDRRLADGHGEQGFSGLFELLAPRAHG, encoded by the coding sequence ATGACGACGACAACCGACGGCACGTCGCCCCGGGTCACCGTGATCGGCCTCGGCGACATGGGATCGGCGATCGCCAGGACCTTCACCGAACGCGGATACCGCACGACCGTCTGGAACCGGACCGCGAGCAAGAGCGCGCCCCTGGTCGACGTCGGCGCCACCGCGGCCGCGACGGCCGCGGAAGCGGTGGCCGCGAGCCCGCTCGTCATGGTCTGCCTGCTCGACGGCACGGCCGTCGAGCAGGTGCTGGCCTCGGTCGACACGGCGGTCATGGGCAAGGTGCTGGTGAACCTCACGAGCGGTTCCCCCGCCCAGGCGCGGGCGAACGAGCGCTGGGCGAGCGAACGGGGCGCCGAGTACATCGACGGCAAGCTCATGGGAGACCCGCCCGACATCGGCACCCCGCAGGTCCTCATCCCGCTCAGCGGCTCGCGCGGTGCCCTCGACGTCCACGAGCCGATCCTGCGGGAACTGGGCGGCATCGTCTACCGGGGCGAGGACGCCGGCTTCGCCGCGGTCGAGTTCATGGCGCAGGTCGCAATGGGCTACGAGATGCTCATCGGCTTCCTGCACGTGCTCAAGCTGGTCCAGGCCGAAGGGGTCGACGTGGCCGCGTTCGGCGAGCGCCTCGCCGGCTCGGTGGCCGCCTACCCGCCCCTGCTGACCTCGATGGCCAAGGCGGTCGCGACCGGCGAGTACCCGCCGGACCTCGGCCCGCTCCGCGTCCAGGCCGCGCTGATGGACGACCTGATCACTCACCGGGAGGCCGTCGGCGTCGAATCCGCGCGAATGCGGGAGGTCAAGGAATTGATGGACCGCCGACTCGCCGACGGCCACGGTGAACAGGGATTCTCAGGCCTGTTCGAGCTGCTGGCACCCCGGGCGCACGGGTGA
- a CDS encoding serine hydrolase domain-containing protein produces MAPGYEAVRDALAAMAGTDPTYCAQFAAFRGTEPVVDLVCGPWAGDALLPVFSCGKGAIGVTVALLVQRGSIDLDARVADYWPEFAAAGKRDVTVRQMLSHQAGLPTVDGGFTAGELLAHRDLARRLAAQRPFWRPGSAFAYHAVTLGTLADELVRRVAGRTLSQVFGEDIATPRGIDVHLGVPPELDSRVVPVDVPTDEELEKGIAAIPVTEPDSLGAMVAPSDAGPVWTWVNGEEPRRIGPPALGGLATARGLASMYAALGHDVGGERIADADVVAQMSQLQVEGNDLLSGRPFRYAMPFQRPVAPWLAYGSSWAFGHDGLGGSVGVCDPFHDLAFGYTVKRIALPPCCDARALDLMRAVRNVDAR; encoded by the coding sequence GTGGCACCCGGGTACGAGGCGGTGCGCGACGCGCTGGCGGCGATGGCCGGGACGGACCCGACGTACTGCGCCCAGTTCGCCGCCTTCCGGGGGACGGAGCCGGTCGTCGACCTGGTGTGCGGTCCCTGGGCCGGCGATGCGCTGCTGCCGGTCTTCTCCTGCGGCAAAGGCGCGATCGGGGTGACGGTCGCACTCCTCGTCCAGCGCGGCTCGATCGACCTCGATGCCCGGGTCGCGGATTACTGGCCCGAGTTCGCGGCGGCCGGAAAGCGGGACGTGACGGTCCGGCAGATGCTGTCGCATCAGGCGGGACTGCCGACGGTCGACGGCGGGTTCACGGCGGGGGAACTCCTCGCCCATCGCGACCTCGCCCGGCGCTTGGCCGCGCAGCGCCCGTTCTGGCGTCCGGGTTCGGCGTTCGCTTATCACGCCGTGACGCTCGGGACGCTCGCCGACGAACTGGTCCGCCGTGTCGCCGGACGGACGCTGTCGCAGGTGTTCGGCGAGGACATCGCCACACCGCGCGGCATCGATGTGCATCTCGGCGTCCCGCCGGAGCTCGATTCCCGCGTCGTGCCGGTCGATGTCCCGACCGACGAGGAACTGGAGAAGGGCATCGCCGCCATTCCGGTGACCGAACCCGACTCGCTCGGCGCCATGGTCGCGCCGAGCGATGCCGGTCCGGTGTGGACGTGGGTCAACGGTGAGGAGCCGCGGCGGATCGGGCCGCCCGCGCTCGGCGGGCTGGCAACGGCGCGGGGGCTGGCGAGCATGTACGCGGCGCTCGGTCATGACGTCGGGGGCGAACGCATCGCGGACGCCGATGTCGTGGCCCAGATGTCCCAGTTGCAGGTGGAAGGGAACGACCTTCTGTCCGGGCGCCCGTTCCGGTACGCCATGCCCTTTCAGCGTCCGGTGGCCCCGTGGCTCGCTTATGGCAGTTCGTGGGCCTTCGGCCACGACGGGCTCGGAGGATCGGTGGGCGTCTGCGATCCGTTCCATGATCTGGCGTTCGGCTACACGGTCAAGCGCATCGCGCTTCCGCCCTGCTGCGATGCCCGAGCCCTCGACCTCATGCGGGCGGTGAGGAATGTGGACGCTCGCTGA